From a single Apium graveolens cultivar Ventura chromosome 2, ASM990537v1, whole genome shotgun sequence genomic region:
- the LOC141695640 gene encoding uncharacterized protein LOC141695640: MDIMLEDLAEPLTIEVANQDRISVSQFCPKYQLEIHGYSFSADLIPFELGEFNMILGMDWLFQYKANIDCKKKKILMVTEDNIKVTYQGQRQEKKFLSILQTKKLLRQGCEAYLVHVVDVEKEVPDLDKIPIVREFPDFFPDELLGLPPDREIEFSIDLVPEAEPVSKAPYRMAPMPKRCGCLGKGQFPVPPVLNSFEWVASDQV, translated from the exons ATGGACATAATGTTAGAAGATTTGGCTGAACCTTTGACTATAGAAGTAGCCAATCAAGATAGAATTTCAGTGAGTCAGTTTTGCCCAAAGTATCAATTGGAAATCCACGGGTATTCTTTTTCAGCCGACCTAATACCCTTTGAGCTAGGAGAGTTCAACatgattttaggaatggattggctgttCCAGTATAAGGCTAACATTGACTGTAAGaagaagaaaattttgatggTTACTGAGGATAATATTAAGGTGACTTATCAAGGAcaaaggcaagaaaagaaatttctctcgataTTACAGACAAAGAAATTGTTAAgacaaggatgcgaagcttacTTAGTACATGTGGTAGACGTGGAAAAAGAAGTACCTGATCTAGACAAGATTCCAATAGTAAGGGAATTCCCAGATTTTTTTCCAGATGAATTGCTCGGATTGCCACCAGATCGTGAGATTGAGTTTTCCATCGACTTAGTTCCCgaagcagaaccagtttcaaaggctccttATCGCATGGCtcca ATGCCTAAGAGATGTGGCTGCCTTGGCAAAGGCCAGTTTCCAGTTCCTCCTGTATTGAACTCCTTTGAGTGGGTTGCGTCTGACCAAGTATGA